Proteins from a genomic interval of Harpia harpyja isolate bHarHar1 chromosome 7, bHarHar1 primary haplotype, whole genome shotgun sequence:
- the LOC128144634 gene encoding natriuretic peptides A, producing the protein MDTKGSFSCGFLLLLLIQLQFSRANPIYSLSPAKELASMEALLERLEDKFAMIEALESNPDLQEPKTQEIPPELIDESDDQKAEPRLAPSSPLSYRDPFLKRLRGLQMPRMMRDSGCFGRRIDRIGSLSGMGCNGSRKN; encoded by the exons ATGGACACTAAAGGCTCATTTTCCTGTGGcttcctcttgctgctgctcATCCAACTCCAGTTCAGCAGAGCCAACCCTATCTACAGCCTCAGCCCTGCCAAAGAACTGGCCAGCATGGAG GCTCTGCTGGAGAGACTGGAGGATAAGTTTGCAATGATTGAAGCCCTGGAGTCTAATCCTGACCTGCAAGAACCCAAAACCCAGGAGATCCCACCAGAACTCATAGATGAGAGTGATGACCAGAAGGCTGAACCCAGGCTAGCACCCAGCAGCCCTCTGTCCTACAGGGACCCCTTCCTCAAGAGACTGAGGGGGCTGCAGATGCCCAGGATGATGAGAGATTCTGGCTGCTTCGGCAGAAGAATTGATAGAATCGGCTCCCTGAGTGGAATGGGTTGCAATG GTTCCAGGAAGAATTAG
- the LOC128144588 gene encoding natriuretic peptides B-like, protein MQLPTLCCGASLLLLVLPWAGAQPAGGEHGAELRSLQDLLEALGQLQEEEGEPGLEDEPMAGAEDGGSEWDLPGAESGPPGAPLPAPSPPQPAEGQNQWRSLLSSYRRRHFSGCFGTRMERIGAQTGLGCNQYKARFWRRGRS, encoded by the exons atgcAGCTCCCGACTCTCTGCTGTGgggcctcgctgctgctgctggtcctgccatgggcaggagcGCAGCCGGCCGGCGGCGAGCACGGTGCGGAGCTGCGGTCCCTGCAG gaCCTCCTGGAGGCGCTGGGGCAGctccaggaggaggaaggggaaccGGGTCTGGAAGACGAACCGATGGCCGGGGCTGAGGACGGCGGCTCCGAGTGGGACCTCCCGGGGGCGGAGAGCGGCCCGCCGGGTGCCCCGCTCCCGGcgcccagccccccccagccggcGGAGGGGCAGAACCAGTGGAGAAGCCTCCTCTCCTCCTACAGACGGAGGCACTTCTCCGGCTGCTTTGGGACGAGGATGGAGAGGATCGGCGCGCAGACGGGGCTGGGATGCAACCAGTACAAAGCCC GTTtctggaggagagggagaagctgA
- the LOC128144190 gene encoding C-type natriuretic peptide 1-like yields the protein MTMNLKLLFCPGFFLLLIVSQNQARARPISSLQSLSKLLDEDLEHSLVSEERDREQDDMIPTGAFDQQDAELQWTRNTMDQPESMSMGDSAVQRIFSDLLSLPQRYRGRSKKGLSRGCFGVKLDRIGSLSGLGC from the exons ATGACGATGAACCTGAAACTTCTTTTTTGCCCTGGATTCTTTCTGCTGCTTATTGTCAGTCAAAACCAGGCAAGGGCCAGGCCCATTTCCAGCTTACAG agTCTGTCCAAACTGTTAGATGAGGACCTGGAGCATTCCCTGGTCTCAGAAGAGAGGGACCGTGAGCAAGACGACATGATCCCAACAGGTGCCTTTGATCAGCAAGATGCTGAACTTCAGTGGACCCGAAACACCATGGACCAGCCTGAGAGCATGTCCATGGGTGATAGTGCTGTCCAGAGGATCTTCAGTGACCTCCTAAGTTTACCCCAAAGATACCGAGGCAGAAGCAAAAAGGGCCTCTCCAGGGGCTGTTTTGGTGTCAAGCTGGACAGAATTGGGTCGCTGAGTGGATTAGGATGCTAA